A single genomic interval of Stieleria maiorica harbors:
- a CDS encoding tetratricopeptide repeat protein yields the protein MVPTAVLRHYASQVVLFGRLRPRRRVPECRPTFYRGCEPTRFHHQVSNTDVAPTGRTETGVCTIVTSGWLRFAAILLMVLTGRSALAANYSDAETLFLAGKIDQAKEIAEAEVERGIWNRRWSELLIRCQLATGQYEGALETYDAAIRRYPTSLPLRTLGIEVAHFNDLPDRAASEKAMIERYLQSGQLRYATSDTLIAAGRFFSESGIDARIILKNFYDRVLETDATNLEALIATAELAVSKGDFAVAAETVAKAQQRELQDARLDYLLAVALRSSDPPQSRLALARSLQENPVYEPALILKAEQEIDREQYDQAEATIDEILKTNPNSPSAFALKAVLAHLAGDYQKEKRHREKALQWWPTNPNVDHLIGRKLSDKYRFAEGAHYQRLALTFEPSHMPATFQLAQDLLRLGDDDVGWELAEQVNTEDPYNVVAYNLMTLKDRIDGFETIRASDPMETAHDVDTLLAGPGGEAQREPGEILIRMDPRERKVYGNAVAQLLTEAKQVLCEKYDLELTRPVIVEIFPKQSDFAIRTFGLPGGEGFLGVCFGRVITANSPASQGPRPSNWKSVLWHEFCHVITLTKTKNRMPRWLSEGISVYEELERDRRWGQSMTARYREMILGDDFTPVSQLSGAFLSPASPTHLQFAYYESSLVVRYLVETFGPEALNATLDSLAEGIPINQALAESIAPMERIESGFAQYARNLAEEFGSGLEFTRHDLPEDAPAHEILQWAEMNPNNYWARMTSARSALALNRYDAAAEQFEFLVEKNAATGEQEGVLESLAACYRELGNVAKERDTLKQLFSVSSDALPGLQRFIEMEKERNEWSSVLESAAQALEIQPFSQAVHQSLVTACRELGQSEKAINSLRALQAMDPVDVAGLNYQLAESLAAAGDVDAATRHLVDALLIAPRYRDAHHLLLKLHAPPKQTPIPAEPEGDTGSDPPGQSDPDESSESNDPATQANPAEQAPAEPAAKNELPATESKN from the coding sequence ATGGTGCCCACCGCCGTGCTTCGACATTACGCTTCCCAGGTTGTGTTGTTCGGTCGACTCCGGCCGCGTCGTCGGGTGCCGGAATGTCGGCCGACGTTTTATCGCGGTTGCGAGCCGACCCGCTTTCATCACCAAGTGTCCAACACTGATGTGGCGCCGACCGGGCGAACTGAGACAGGCGTTTGCACCATCGTCACATCGGGATGGTTGCGGTTTGCCGCAATCCTGTTGATGGTGTTGACCGGTCGCTCCGCGTTGGCGGCCAACTATTCCGACGCCGAGACGCTGTTTCTGGCCGGAAAGATTGACCAGGCAAAGGAAATTGCCGAGGCCGAGGTGGAACGCGGCATTTGGAATCGTCGCTGGTCCGAATTGCTGATTCGATGCCAGTTGGCGACCGGTCAGTACGAGGGGGCACTGGAAACCTATGACGCGGCCATCCGCCGCTATCCCACCAGTTTGCCGCTCCGCACCCTGGGAATCGAGGTCGCGCATTTCAATGACCTGCCCGACCGCGCGGCCAGCGAAAAGGCGATGATCGAGCGCTACCTGCAGTCCGGTCAATTGAGATACGCCACCAGCGACACGCTGATCGCCGCCGGGCGATTTTTCTCTGAGAGCGGAATCGATGCCCGGATTATCCTGAAAAACTTCTACGATCGAGTGCTGGAGACCGACGCGACCAACCTGGAAGCCCTGATCGCGACCGCCGAGCTTGCCGTCAGCAAGGGTGACTTTGCCGTCGCAGCCGAAACGGTCGCCAAAGCGCAGCAACGGGAATTGCAAGACGCTCGGTTGGATTACCTGCTCGCCGTCGCGTTGCGATCTAGCGATCCACCACAATCCCGTCTCGCGCTGGCAAGATCGCTGCAGGAAAATCCCGTCTACGAACCGGCGTTGATCTTGAAGGCGGAACAGGAAATCGATCGCGAACAATACGACCAAGCCGAAGCGACGATCGATGAAATCTTGAAAACTAATCCCAACAGCCCCTCCGCGTTTGCGCTCAAGGCGGTCCTTGCTCATTTGGCCGGCGATTACCAGAAAGAAAAACGGCACCGCGAAAAGGCGTTGCAGTGGTGGCCGACGAACCCCAACGTGGACCATTTGATCGGCCGCAAGTTGTCCGACAAGTATCGGTTTGCCGAAGGGGCCCATTACCAGCGATTGGCGCTGACGTTCGAGCCGTCACACATGCCGGCGACGTTTCAACTGGCCCAAGATCTGCTCCGGCTTGGCGACGACGACGTCGGATGGGAACTGGCCGAACAGGTCAACACCGAAGATCCCTACAACGTTGTCGCTTACAACCTGATGACGTTGAAAGATCGCATCGATGGGTTTGAAACGATCCGTGCGAGTGATCCGATGGAGACCGCACACGACGTCGACACCTTGCTTGCCGGACCGGGGGGCGAAGCACAACGCGAACCCGGCGAGATTCTGATCCGAATGGACCCGCGCGAGCGGAAGGTCTATGGCAATGCGGTTGCCCAACTCCTAACCGAGGCCAAGCAAGTGTTGTGCGAGAAGTACGACTTGGAGCTCACGCGACCGGTGATCGTCGAGATCTTTCCCAAGCAAAGTGACTTTGCGATTCGCACGTTCGGACTGCCGGGTGGTGAAGGGTTCCTCGGTGTCTGCTTCGGCCGCGTGATCACCGCCAACAGCCCGGCGTCGCAAGGGCCGCGTCCGTCGAACTGGAAAAGCGTGTTGTGGCATGAGTTTTGCCACGTGATCACGTTAACAAAGACCAAGAACAGGATGCCGCGTTGGTTGAGTGAAGGGATCTCGGTGTACGAAGAACTTGAGCGCGACCGGCGATGGGGACAATCGATGACCGCCCGCTATCGAGAAATGATTTTGGGGGATGATTTCACGCCGGTCTCGCAGCTAAGCGGTGCGTTTCTGAGCCCGGCGTCGCCCACCCACCTTCAGTTTGCTTATTACGAGTCCTCCCTGGTGGTCCGGTACCTGGTCGAAACGTTCGGTCCCGAAGCGCTCAACGCAACCCTGGATTCGCTGGCCGAAGGGATTCCGATCAATCAGGCGCTGGCGGAAAGCATCGCGCCGATGGAACGGATCGAATCCGGGTTTGCCCAGTACGCGCGCAACCTGGCCGAAGAATTTGGCAGCGGCCTTGAATTCACGCGTCATGATTTGCCCGAGGACGCCCCGGCGCACGAGATTTTGCAGTGGGCCGAGATGAACCCCAACAATTATTGGGCGCGAATGACTTCGGCACGCTCGGCCTTGGCACTGAACCGATACGACGCTGCGGCCGAGCAATTTGAGTTTCTGGTCGAAAAGAATGCGGCAACCGGCGAACAGGAAGGCGTTTTGGAATCGTTGGCCGCCTGTTACCGTGAATTGGGGAACGTGGCAAAGGAACGCGACACCTTAAAGCAGCTTTTTTCGGTTTCCTCCGATGCTTTGCCCGGTTTGCAGCGTTTCATCGAAATGGAGAAAGAGCGAAACGAATGGTCGTCGGTATTGGAGTCTGCCGCCCAGGCACTTGAGATCCAGCCCTTCTCCCAAGCCGTGCATCAATCACTGGTGACGGCATGCCGCGAATTGGGGCAAAGCGAAAAGGCGATCAACTCGTTGCGTGCGTTGCAAGCCATGGACCCGGTGGATGTCGCCGGGCTGAATTATCAGTTGGCCGAATCGCTCGCTGCCGCCGGTGATGTCGACGCGGCGACGAGGCATCTGGTGGATGCGTTATTGATCGCACCCCGCTATCGCGACGCCCATCACCTGCTGCTGAAACTTCACGCACCGCCGAAACAGACGCCGATACCGGCTGAGCCCGAGGGGGACACCGGATCGGATCCGCCCGGGCAATCGGATCCGGACGAGTCGTCGGAATCGAACGACCCGGCAACGCAAGCCAACCCGGCAGAACAAGCACCGGCAGAACCCGCCGCCAAGAACGAGCTACCTGCCACGGAGTCCAAGAACTGA
- a CDS encoding BatA domain-containing protein: MFLYPALLAGFGFVAVPLLVHLINMLRHRRRRWAAMDFLLASYRKQKKWLRLRQLLLLLTRLAVAAVLVMMLCGWTGGRQLLGALGGQTTHHIVILDDSYSMGDVSGSGETTAYDRALQALQQLTQRLASDEGNHQLTVMRASRASLAVQGGSESGDASADLSSQTVLGDAGVIARVMATEVSPIRTDLVPALDLAGELAAATAADNQFVYIASDFRARDWGSTERLAESMRKFSGDDLKVRMIDCAKRPERNLAVTDLAPVQDVWVAGVPVVVRATIKNYSASEVKSVTLACRVIRYGDDVTTVDPSRRVSGVVEALPGLVIESLAAGAEITKSFQVFVAETGTHAIEVELPSDALGVDNQRSCTLPLTDVERVLVIDSDVDEAGAYTVAAVLDPGSQVRIGAQPDIKPPAFLRSATMEMLAPYRAIYLLDLPQINETAATALQQYVQNGGGIAWFLGDSVAAEDYNRILLSQDRQLLPAPLDSIGNLAVGGTDKTGDVLFGDTDTLLDPLRSAGDASLSMIGVAKGWTLDDQADNNGPTRRYRNVLVRRDGAPLVTEHAVGTGTVVTVLTSLDGSWTNWPGDPTFVPFMLLANARLWSGASASTSRTVIDALQKTVSTRAYFPEMKLLAPSQSPPRVLMEVIGSEAGTDTVQVALDPVERLIAGESNIDDLLRPGLFEWGLLKADGGSEVIPSASTIVTGEGDLERADAAEIRRALLPIDVQFVSSDDWRQQNQFAGSSTLGLMLLALLGLLLAAEQALAYWASYHARASTPVRGAGGKRGSGAGASDPHDGSERHAFGLAAGGR, translated from the coding sequence ATGTTTTTGTATCCCGCTCTTCTGGCCGGTTTTGGGTTTGTCGCCGTCCCGTTGCTGGTGCACCTGATCAACATGCTGCGGCATCGTCGCCGCCGCTGGGCCGCGATGGATTTTCTGCTGGCCAGCTATCGCAAGCAGAAGAAGTGGTTGCGGTTGCGGCAATTGTTGCTGTTGTTGACGCGATTGGCCGTCGCCGCGGTGCTGGTGATGATGCTGTGCGGCTGGACCGGCGGACGTCAACTGCTGGGGGCCTTGGGCGGTCAAACTACCCACCACATCGTCATCCTGGACGACAGCTATTCGATGGGAGACGTCAGCGGCAGCGGTGAGACGACGGCCTACGACCGTGCGCTCCAGGCGTTGCAACAATTGACACAGCGTTTGGCCAGCGACGAAGGCAATCATCAGCTGACCGTGATGCGTGCCAGCCGGGCGTCGCTGGCCGTTCAGGGTGGCAGCGAGTCGGGGGACGCGTCGGCCGACCTGTCCAGCCAAACCGTCCTCGGCGACGCCGGGGTGATCGCTCGCGTGATGGCGACAGAAGTCTCGCCGATCCGCACCGATCTGGTGCCCGCGCTGGATCTGGCCGGCGAACTGGCCGCCGCAACCGCCGCCGACAACCAATTCGTCTACATCGCCAGCGACTTCCGCGCCCGCGATTGGGGGTCGACCGAACGGCTGGCCGAATCGATGCGCAAATTTTCTGGCGATGACCTGAAGGTGCGAATGATCGATTGCGCCAAGCGACCGGAGCGAAACCTGGCGGTCACGGATCTGGCCCCGGTCCAAGACGTCTGGGTTGCCGGCGTTCCGGTGGTCGTGCGGGCCACGATCAAGAACTACAGCGCCAGCGAAGTGAAAAGCGTCACGCTGGCCTGTCGTGTCATCCGCTACGGGGACGACGTCACCACGGTGGATCCGTCACGACGCGTCAGTGGAGTCGTTGAAGCGTTGCCCGGATTGGTAATCGAATCCCTGGCCGCCGGCGCTGAAATCACAAAGTCGTTCCAGGTCTTCGTCGCCGAGACGGGAACACACGCGATCGAAGTCGAATTGCCGTCCGATGCGTTGGGCGTCGACAATCAACGAAGTTGCACCTTGCCGTTGACCGACGTCGAACGCGTGCTGGTGATCGACTCGGACGTCGACGAAGCAGGCGCGTACACCGTCGCCGCGGTCTTGGACCCCGGCAGCCAGGTGCGGATCGGTGCCCAGCCGGACATCAAGCCGCCGGCGTTCCTGCGGAGTGCGACGATGGAAATGTTGGCACCTTATCGTGCGATCTATCTGCTGGATCTGCCGCAGATCAACGAGACCGCCGCGACCGCGTTGCAGCAATACGTTCAAAATGGTGGCGGGATCGCATGGTTCCTTGGTGATTCGGTCGCGGCCGAAGACTACAACCGGATCTTGCTTTCGCAGGACCGACAGTTGCTGCCCGCGCCGCTCGATTCCATCGGCAACTTGGCCGTCGGCGGGACCGACAAAACTGGCGATGTCCTGTTCGGTGACACCGACACGTTGCTGGATCCATTGCGTAGTGCGGGGGATGCGTCGCTGTCGATGATCGGCGTCGCGAAAGGGTGGACTCTGGACGACCAAGCGGACAACAACGGGCCGACGCGCCGGTATCGCAATGTACTGGTTCGCCGTGACGGGGCCCCACTGGTCACCGAACACGCGGTCGGCACCGGAACGGTCGTGACGGTCTTAACCAGCCTGGACGGCAGTTGGACCAACTGGCCGGGCGACCCGACCTTCGTGCCCTTCATGTTGCTTGCCAACGCTAGACTTTGGAGCGGCGCGAGTGCATCGACATCGCGTACCGTCATCGATGCGTTGCAAAAAACCGTTTCTACCCGAGCGTATTTTCCAGAGATGAAGTTGCTGGCACCGTCGCAGTCCCCTCCGCGTGTGTTGATGGAGGTGATCGGCAGCGAAGCGGGGACGGACACCGTCCAAGTCGCACTTGACCCCGTGGAACGATTGATCGCCGGTGAATCGAACATCGATGACTTGTTGCGGCCGGGGCTGTTCGAATGGGGGTTGCTGAAAGCCGACGGCGGCAGCGAAGTCATTCCGTCGGCAAGCACCATCGTCACCGGCGAAGGCGACCTGGAACGGGCCGATGCCGCGGAAATCCGCCGGGCGCTGCTTCCGATCGACGTGCAGTTTGTTTCCAGTGACGATTGGCGCCAGCAGAATCAATTTGCCGGCAGTTCCACGCTCGGGTTGATGCTGTTGGCGCTGCTGGGGCTGTTGTTGGCCGCCGAACAGGCACTGGCCTACTGGGCCAGCTACCACGCCCGGGCGTCGACACCGGTTCGCGGGGCCGGCGGCAAGCGAGGCTCGGGTGCCGGAGCAAGTGATCCGCATGACGGCTCGGAACGTCACGCATTTGGTTTGGCGGCGGGAGGGCGATAG
- a CDS encoding VWA domain-containing protein: protein MQETLDQSTLPGDGGMALESTVYEFARAGSIEGWWWWALLLISTAVVIFGCARFYRRDTAELSRSVGITLIFLRLTIVVALLFFFFDLQRRTQREVLRPSEVVVLVDTSQSMSLAESDTLGSDSRAKRAAEILADHELINRLGQQHRVNVYSFGDAPEPLLLQTNGGNTEGSVQAEDSVDNLAPPRRPSPVAVTGMILLGLAFVLSLSSLLVGGLSAPTPDSQTGGGREGLGWLLGATAVTMCVGILMCGFAYSSSTTRSFASLVGFADDELSQQDDAEGSESGDDAEPAQPPIKVLNWEEAIAASASQSRIGDAISNVLASHDPTTLAGIVLMTDGQNNGGSNVASAMALAKRGEVSVYPVGLGSSEPPTNVRVVDLDAPKRVYPNDKFAVSAVLQATGGDSLKIQVQLLDGLDSTTTDGNASGALPTEVVDSQSVTLSGDGSLVGIKFEMEPESVGRRRLAIRILPVEKDQNQKDDVSDARYEVVARKLRVLTIAGGPTREYRFVRNLLHREKSIRLDTWLQTGQPGMSQDADQLLTEFPATPAELFEYDAIAMFDPDWTQIPAASIDLLDRWLASQSGGLIIVGGPVYHPRWLRLRTDPRVARIASFFPVTFSSRGLMMGSGREGGETAWPLEFTPEARRAEFLWVTDDPATSFEAWDSFGGVYDYVGVKAAKPIAKVYAYFSDPTTRISDSLPVYMASQFYGAGRVFFQGSGEMWRMRRESDAYFDSYYTKLIRWVSEGRLLRDSNRGLLLVDTPRAMVGDTITVRAVLTDEQFEPLTLPEVKAKLITPKGVEDVRLTPVEGESRPGIYSGRFVVRTDGNHELRLTLGDALNEEVFRQNVQVRLPTVELERPRRNDEDLDSLARTTGGKYWKVDADASGQTLAEDIVSTIRPQPQITILPGTPDAIFTERRNAMLLWLIASALTMEWVIRRLHRLA, encoded by the coding sequence GTGCAAGAAACACTGGACCAGTCCACTCTCCCGGGCGACGGCGGGATGGCATTAGAAAGCACCGTCTATGAATTCGCCCGCGCCGGTTCGATCGAAGGCTGGTGGTGGTGGGCCCTGCTGCTGATCTCGACCGCGGTGGTGATCTTTGGTTGTGCGCGTTTCTATCGTCGCGACACCGCCGAGTTGTCACGATCGGTCGGCATCACGCTGATCTTCCTTCGATTGACGATCGTCGTCGCCTTGCTGTTCTTCTTTTTCGACCTTCAACGTCGTACCCAACGCGAAGTCTTGCGTCCCAGCGAAGTCGTCGTGTTGGTCGATACCAGCCAAAGCATGTCGCTGGCGGAATCCGATACGCTCGGCAGCGACAGCCGTGCCAAACGCGCCGCGGAGATTCTGGCGGACCATGAATTGATCAATCGTCTCGGCCAACAACACCGCGTCAACGTGTACAGCTTCGGCGACGCCCCCGAGCCGCTGCTGCTGCAAACCAATGGCGGTAACACCGAGGGGTCGGTGCAGGCCGAAGATTCGGTTGACAATCTCGCTCCACCGCGCCGTCCGTCACCGGTCGCCGTCACCGGAATGATTCTATTGGGGCTGGCGTTTGTCCTGTCGCTTTCCTCGCTGTTGGTGGGTGGCTTGTCCGCTCCGACGCCGGATTCTCAAACCGGAGGCGGCCGCGAGGGCCTGGGATGGTTGCTGGGGGCAACCGCAGTCACCATGTGCGTCGGTATTTTGATGTGCGGTTTTGCATACAGCAGTTCGACGACGCGTTCGTTTGCATCGCTGGTCGGATTTGCCGACGACGAATTGTCACAACAGGACGATGCCGAGGGGTCTGAATCGGGCGACGACGCCGAGCCGGCACAGCCACCGATCAAAGTGCTCAACTGGGAAGAAGCGATCGCGGCCTCTGCATCGCAAAGCCGCATCGGTGATGCGATTAGCAACGTCTTGGCCAGCCATGATCCGACGACGTTAGCCGGGATCGTGCTGATGACCGACGGGCAAAACAATGGTGGCAGCAACGTCGCCTCCGCGATGGCGCTCGCCAAGCGAGGTGAAGTGTCGGTTTACCCGGTCGGACTGGGCAGCAGCGAGCCGCCGACAAATGTACGGGTGGTCGATCTGGACGCGCCCAAACGGGTTTATCCCAACGACAAGTTCGCCGTCTCCGCCGTGCTTCAGGCCACCGGTGGCGACTCATTGAAAATCCAAGTGCAGCTGCTCGATGGATTGGATTCCACCACGACCGACGGCAACGCCTCGGGCGCGTTGCCGACCGAAGTGGTCGATTCCCAAAGTGTGACGCTGTCCGGCGATGGTTCGCTGGTCGGGATCAAATTCGAAATGGAACCCGAGTCGGTGGGACGTCGTCGATTAGCGATTCGCATCTTGCCGGTCGAAAAGGACCAAAACCAAAAGGACGACGTCAGTGACGCGCGGTATGAGGTTGTCGCACGAAAGCTACGCGTTCTGACCATCGCCGGTGGTCCGACACGCGAATACCGCTTCGTTCGAAACCTGTTGCACCGCGAAAAATCAATCCGCCTGGACACCTGGTTGCAAACCGGACAACCGGGGATGAGCCAGGATGCCGATCAGTTGTTGACGGAGTTTCCCGCGACCCCGGCTGAGTTGTTCGAGTATGACGCGATCGCGATGTTCGATCCCGATTGGACACAGATCCCCGCCGCGTCGATCGATCTTTTGGACCGTTGGTTGGCGTCGCAGTCGGGCGGGCTGATCATCGTCGGCGGTCCGGTTTATCACCCGCGTTGGTTGCGGCTGCGGACCGATCCCCGTGTCGCCCGCATCGCGAGTTTCTTTCCGGTCACGTTTTCCAGCCGCGGGCTGATGATGGGATCGGGCCGTGAGGGCGGCGAAACGGCGTGGCCGTTGGAATTCACCCCCGAAGCACGGCGTGCCGAATTTCTGTGGGTGACCGATGATCCGGCAACCAGCTTCGAAGCCTGGGATTCCTTCGGCGGCGTCTACGATTACGTCGGTGTCAAAGCTGCCAAACCGATCGCCAAGGTGTATGCGTATTTCTCTGACCCGACCACGCGGATTTCCGATTCGCTGCCGGTGTACATGGCCAGCCAGTTCTACGGCGCCGGCCGCGTGTTTTTCCAAGGCAGTGGGGAGATGTGGCGGATGCGGCGTGAAAGCGATGCGTACTTTGACAGTTACTACACCAAATTGATCCGCTGGGTCAGCGAAGGTCGATTGCTGCGCGACAGCAACCGCGGATTGTTGTTGGTCGACACGCCCCGGGCGATGGTAGGCGACACCATCACGGTCCGCGCCGTCTTGACCGACGAACAATTCGAACCGCTGACGCTGCCGGAGGTGAAGGCAAAGCTGATCACACCCAAGGGGGTCGAAGATGTCCGCTTGACGCCCGTCGAAGGCGAATCGCGACCGGGAATCTACAGCGGACGATTCGTGGTCCGGACCGACGGCAATCACGAATTGCGGCTGACCCTGGGAGACGCTTTGAACGAAGAGGTGTTTCGGCAAAACGTGCAAGTTCGCTTGCCGACCGTCGAATTGGAACGGCCACGGCGCAACGATGAAGACCTGGACAGCCTGGCCCGGACCACCGGCGGAAAATACTGGAAAGTTGACGCGGATGCCTCCGGTCAAACACTGGCTGAAGACATTGTCAGCACCATTCGCCCCCAACCCCAAATCACGATTCTGCCCGGGACGCCCGACGCCATTTTCACCGAACGGCGAAACGCGATGCTGTTGTGGCTGATCGCCAGTGCGCTGACAATGGAATGGGTGATCCGCCGACTCCACCGACTCGCGTAG
- a CDS encoding AAA family ATPase — MDNSGEAASNDPAALGELSAADAARLNDAKKQISEELGKVIVGQQDVIDEIMIGLFSRGHVLLEGVPGLAKTLMISTLARTMDLAFSRIQFTPDLMPADVTGTEIIEEDRSSGHRAFRFMEGPLFANIILADEINRTPPKTQASLLEAMQERQVTVGRTRHPLPTPFFVLATQNPIEQEGTYPLPEAQQDRFMFKVFVEYPSFDEEFEVARRTTGTETGDVQAVLNADEIIRLQDLVRRVPVSDHVVRYALSLVRQTRVGDDGVPDFVNDLVGWGAGPRAVQFLILGGKARALLEGRFHVSIDDIQHLAKPVLRHRMVVNFAAESDGVTSDNVIDRIVAATPTTEDELSRDARFQKIFAS, encoded by the coding sequence ATGGATAACTCGGGCGAGGCAGCAAGCAACGATCCGGCGGCGTTGGGCGAGCTTTCGGCGGCCGACGCGGCACGTCTCAACGACGCCAAGAAACAGATCAGTGAGGAACTCGGTAAAGTCATTGTCGGACAGCAGGACGTCATCGACGAAATCATGATCGGGCTGTTCAGCCGCGGTCACGTGCTGTTGGAAGGCGTGCCCGGACTGGCCAAAACATTGATGATCAGCACGCTGGCCCGCACGATGGACTTGGCGTTTTCCCGTATCCAGTTCACCCCCGACCTGATGCCCGCCGACGTGACGGGAACGGAAATCATCGAAGAGGACCGCTCCAGCGGGCACCGCGCGTTTCGGTTCATGGAGGGCCCGTTGTTTGCCAACATCATTCTGGCCGACGAAATCAATCGGACGCCGCCGAAAACGCAAGCGTCGCTGCTCGAGGCGATGCAGGAGCGTCAGGTGACCGTCGGCCGAACCCGCCACCCGCTGCCCACACCGTTTTTCGTTCTCGCCACCCAAAACCCGATCGAACAAGAAGGGACCTACCCGTTGCCCGAGGCGCAGCAGGACCGTTTCATGTTCAAGGTGTTTGTCGAATACCCCTCGTTCGACGAGGAGTTCGAAGTCGCGCGGCGAACGACCGGGACGGAAACCGGTGACGTCCAAGCCGTGCTCAATGCCGACGAGATCATCCGGCTGCAAGACTTGGTGCGTCGCGTGCCGGTCAGCGATCACGTCGTGCGATACGCGTTGTCGTTGGTGCGGCAAACCCGCGTCGGTGACGACGGTGTTCCCGACTTCGTCAACGATCTGGTCGGCTGGGGTGCCGGACCGCGGGCGGTTCAGTTCTTGATCCTGGGCGGCAAGGCCCGGGCGCTCCTGGAAGGTCGTTTTCATGTGTCCATCGATGACATCCAGCATCTGGCCAAGCCGGTGTTGCGACACCGCATGGTGGTCAACTTCGCCGCCGAGAGTGACGGGGTGACCAGTGACAATGTGATCGATCGCATCGTGGCGGCGACACCGACGACCGAAGACGAGCTTTCGCGTGATGCCCGATTCCAAAAAATATTTGCGTCCTGA
- a CDS encoding DUF58 domain-containing protein, with the protein MRPEVTQRIRRMELTARRVVEGFLSGMHRSPYFGQSIEFLQHRQYNPGDELRHIDWKVYARQDRLHIKQYEEETNLRLTLLVDRSASMSYGEGDSNKFDYSASIAASMAYLALRQKDACGLITFDTAVRDTVPAKSNQQQLVRILAMLDQVGADGRTDLVRVAKQVGQAIPRRGLVLVISDLLGIDSLVEGLRVLRSRGHDVALFHVLHDDEIEFPFNGATRFEALESDDLLNCNPRALRQGYLDALDQFLTSTRRACGRLSIDYIQVRTSDPLDALLARFLSHRTSLPKLRR; encoded by the coding sequence TTGCGTCCTGAAGTCACGCAGCGAATCCGTCGGATGGAATTGACGGCGCGGCGCGTCGTCGAAGGGTTCCTGTCGGGGATGCACCGCAGCCCCTACTTCGGCCAGTCGATCGAATTCCTGCAGCACCGCCAGTACAACCCCGGTGACGAACTGCGTCACATCGATTGGAAGGTGTATGCGCGGCAGGATCGGTTGCACATCAAACAGTACGAAGAAGAGACGAACCTGCGATTGACCTTGCTGGTCGACCGCAGCGCCAGCATGTCCTACGGCGAAGGCGATTCCAACAAGTTCGATTATTCCGCGTCGATCGCGGCTTCAATGGCCTATCTGGCGCTGCGTCAAAAGGATGCCTGCGGATTGATCACCTTCGACACCGCCGTCCGCGATACCGTCCCCGCCAAAAGCAATCAACAGCAGCTCGTGCGGATCTTGGCGATGTTGGATCAGGTGGGCGCGGACGGCCGTACCGATTTGGTTCGCGTGGCCAAACAGGTCGGCCAGGCAATTCCGCGACGAGGGTTGGTGCTGGTCATTTCGGATCTGCTGGGAATCGACTCGTTGGTCGAAGGCTTGCGGGTGCTTCGTTCCCGCGGTCATGACGTGGCCTTGTTTCACGTCTTGCATGATGACGAGATCGAGTTTCCTTTTAATGGTGCGACACGATTCGAAGCGCTCGAAAGCGACGACCTGCTCAATTGCAATCCGCGCGCACTTCGACAAGGCTATCTCGACGCCCTGGATCAATTCTTGACTTCCACGCGCCGTGCCTGTGGCCGGCTTTCGATCGACTACATCCAAGTTCGAACCAGTGATCCCCTGGATGCGCTGCTGGCGCGATTCTTGTCCCACCGCACCTCGCTACCCAAACTACGCCGGTAA